A genomic stretch from Parus major isolate Abel chromosome 28, Parus_major1.1, whole genome shotgun sequence includes:
- the C2CD4C gene encoding C2 calcium-dependent domain-containing protein 4C has translation MWLLERLRGVAENGGSRGAGTEESSRGSRYSNVLTPDKIPDFFIPPKLSAAPAEAEGSEVPAAASLGASVSEQDLAGRKPPRSPRPSSRSRSRSRTTGRHIIQIETAEDWTEGSCGTNVDPQAQTAMSLPYVPKAQTSYGFATLMESPHTRRKESLFHSEHSSLCPSPVTSPSAQRKAKLNGESGRRTPSDLGAALMHPGRYFSGGESDTCSSAESSPFGSPLLSRSVSLLKLFSQESQSKVIKLKHSVARNSSLSTDDSSADTSPSAQRRARSAPAGTHPPTALLPLDLPAGRDREHSLRLSRGGSLRLAAEYDPSNARLRVRLVSAEDLYDALVDLRSINCCVSLCLNPGKLQKQRSTIVKNSRNPVFNEDFFFDGLGPGHARKMSLKLKVVNKGSSLKRDTLLGEKELPLTALLSCL, from the coding sequence ATGTGGCTCCTGGAGCGGCTGCGCGGGGTGGCGGAGAACGGCGGGTCCCGGGGCGCGGGGACAGAGGAGTCCTCGCGGGGGTCCCGCTACAGCAACGTCCTCACCCCCGACAAGATCCCCGACTTCTTCATCCCTCCCAAGCTGAGCGCGGCACCCGCCGAGGCTGAGGGCTCCGAGGTCCCCGCAGCGGCTTCTCTGGGTGCCTCAGTCTCAGAACAGGACCTGGCCGGGCGCAAGCCCCCGCGCAGCCCCCGCCCGTCCAGCCGGTCCCGGTCTCGGTCCCGGACCACCGGGCGGCACATCATCCAGATCGAGACCGCTGAGGACTGGACCGAGGGGAGCTGCGGCACCAACGTTGACCCGCAGGCACAGACGGCCATGTCGCTGCCCTACGTGCCCAAGGCACAGACCTCCTACGGCTTCGCCACGCTGATGGAGAGCCCCCACACCCGGCGCAAAGAGTCACTCTTCCACAGCgagcacagcagcctctgcccctCGCCCGTCACCTCGCCCAGCGCCCAGCGCAAAGCCAAGCTCAACGGCGAGAGCGGCCGCCGGACACCCTCTGACCTCGGCGCAGCCCTGATGCACCCCGGCCGCTACTTCAGCGGCGGGGAGAGCGACACGTGCTCCTCAGCAGAGTCCTCACCCTTCGGCTCCCCGCTGCTCTCCCGCTCCGTCTCCCTGCTGAAGCTCTTCAGCCAGGAGAGCCAGTCCAAGGTCATCAAGCTGAAGCACTCGGTGGCCCGCAACAGCTCGCTGTCCACTGACGACAGTTCGGCTGACACCAGTCCCAGTGCCCAGCGCCGCGCCAGGAGCGCCCCGGCCGGGACGCATCCTCCCACCGCCCTGCTGCCCCTGGACCTGCCCGCGGGCCGTGACCGGgagcacagcctgaggctgaGCCGGGGCGGGAGCCTGCGCCTGGCTGCCGAGTACGACCCCTCCAACGCCCGGCTGCGTGTGCGCCTTGTCTCCGCCGAGGACCTCTACGATGCCCTCGTCGACCTGCGCAGCATCAACTGCTGCGTCTCGCTGTGCCTCAAccctgggaagctgcagaagCAGCGCAGCACCATTGTCAAGAACAGCCGCAACCCTGTCTTCAACGAGGACTTCTTCTTCGATGGGCTGGGCCCCGGCCACGCCAGGAAGATGTCCCTGAAGCTCAAGGTGGTCAACAAGGGCAGCAGCCTTAAGCGGGACACGCTGCtgggggagaaggagctgcCACTCACCGccctcctgtcctgcctgtAG
- the SHC2 gene encoding SHC-transforming protein 2 isoform X2: MGCIEVLRSMRSLDFNTRTQVTREAINRLYEAVPGVKGIWKKKAPNKALFSILGKSNLHFAGMSIAVNISVDGLNLMIPTTRQIIANHHMQSISFASGGDMPATSWSAARGWHRASSARWDRPLSCASSSTYTAPPRALAAEESAWGEDEEVAEHDYYNSIPGKEPPPGGLVDSRLRHSTALGHVRTQPSSSVPPGQGGLAARRDPSSQLGPPWDLESQGQPCDGYLQADSHGLGPRDYEEHMYVNTQSLDAWEPELVAHGAAEESPKKDLFDMRPFEDALKLHECIAGGGTSPPIEDQWPSPPTRKAPIAPTEEQLRREPWYHGKMSRWDAERLLQMDGDFLVRDSLTNPGQYVLTGMHSGQPKHLLLVDPEGVVRTKDVLFESISHLISHHRENEQPIVAAESELHLRQVVQRKQ; encoded by the exons ATGGGGTGCATTGAGGTGCTGCGCTCCATGAGGTCCCTCGACTTCAACACCAGGACACAGGTCACCAG AGAAGCCATCAACAGACTATACGAGGCAGTGCCGGGTGTGAAGGGCATCTGGAAGAAGAAG GCTCCCAACAAAGCCCTGTTCTCCATCCTGGGCAAGAGCAACCTGCACTTCGCTGGCATGAGCATCGCTGTCAACATCTCGGTTGATGGGCTAAACCTCATGATCCCCACCACACGCCAG ATCATCGCCAACCACCACATGCAGTCCATCTCCTTCGCCTCCGGTGGGGACATG CCTGCCACATCCTGGAGTGCTGCgaggggctggcacagagcGTCATCAGCACGGTGGGACAGGCCTTTGAGCTGCGCTTCAAGCAGTACCTACACAGCCCCCCCAAG ggcactggCTGCAGAGGAGTCAGCCTggggggaggatgaggaggtgGCTGAGCACGATTACTACAACAGCATCCCAGGGAAGGAACCTCCCCCAGGGGGCCTGGTTGACTCCAGGCTCcgccacagcacagccctgggccaCGTCCGCACTCAGCCCTCCAGCTCTGTTCCCCCAGGCCAG GGCGGGTTAGCAGCCAGACGAGACCCGAGCAGCCAGCTGGGGCCACCCTGGGACCTGGAGAGCCAGG GCCAGCCCTGCGACGGGTACCTGCAGGCAGACAGCCACGGCCTGGGGCCACGGGACTACGAGGAGCACATGTACGTGAACACGCAGAGCCTGGATGCCTGGGAGCCGGAGCTGGTGGCTCATGGGGCAGCGGAGGAGAGCCCCAAAAAGGACCTCTTTGATATGA GGCCATTTGAGGATGCCCTGAAGCTCCACGAGTGCATTGCAGGGGGTGGCACCAGCCCCCCCATTGAGGACCAGTGGCCCAGCCCCCCCACGCGGAAGGCCCCGATCGCCCCCACGGAGGAGCAGCTCCGGCGGGAGCCCTGGTACCACGGGAAGATGAGCCGGTGGGATGCTGAGAGGCTCCTGCAGATGGACGGGGACTTCCTGGTGCGGGACAGCCTCACCAACCCGGGGCAGTACGTGCTGACCGGCATGCACAGCGGGCAGCCCAAGCACCTGCTGCTGGTGGATCCCGAGGGAGTG GTGAGAACCAAGGATGTGCTGTTTGAGAGCATCAGCCACCTCATCAGCCACCACCGGGAGAATGAGCAGCCCATCGTGGCGGCAGAGAGCGAGCTGCACCTCCGCCAGGTTGTACAGAGGAAGCAGTGA
- the SHC2 gene encoding SHC-transforming protein 2 isoform X1 encodes MGCIEVLRSMRSLDFNTRTQVTREAINRLYEAVPGVKGIWKKKAPNKALFSILGKSNLHFAGMSIAVNISVDGLNLMIPTTRQIIANHHMQSISFASGGDMDTTDYVAYVAKDPINQRACHILECCEGLAQSVISTVGQAFELRFKQYLHSPPKVVVPPERALAAEESAWGEDEEVAEHDYYNSIPGKEPPPGGLVDSRLRHSTALGHVRTQPSSSVPPGQGGLAARRDPSSQLGPPWDLESQGQPCDGYLQADSHGLGPRDYEEHMYVNTQSLDAWEPELVAHGAAEESPKKDLFDMRPFEDALKLHECIAGGGTSPPIEDQWPSPPTRKAPIAPTEEQLRREPWYHGKMSRWDAERLLQMDGDFLVRDSLTNPGQYVLTGMHSGQPKHLLLVDPEGVVRTKDVLFESISHLISHHRENEQPIVAAESELHLRQVVQRKQ; translated from the exons ATGGGGTGCATTGAGGTGCTGCGCTCCATGAGGTCCCTCGACTTCAACACCAGGACACAGGTCACCAG AGAAGCCATCAACAGACTATACGAGGCAGTGCCGGGTGTGAAGGGCATCTGGAAGAAGAAG GCTCCCAACAAAGCCCTGTTCTCCATCCTGGGCAAGAGCAACCTGCACTTCGCTGGCATGAGCATCGCTGTCAACATCTCGGTTGATGGGCTAAACCTCATGATCCCCACCACACGCCAG ATCATCGCCAACCACCACATGCAGTCCATCTCCTTCGCCTCCGGTGGGGACATG GATACCACGGATTATGTTGCCTATGTCGCCAAGGATCCCATCAACCAGAGAG CCTGCCACATCCTGGAGTGCTGCgaggggctggcacagagcGTCATCAGCACGGTGGGACAGGCCTTTGAGCTGCGCTTCAAGCAGTACCTACACAGCCCCCCCAAGGTGGTGGTACCCCCAGAGAG ggcactggCTGCAGAGGAGTCAGCCTggggggaggatgaggaggtgGCTGAGCACGATTACTACAACAGCATCCCAGGGAAGGAACCTCCCCCAGGGGGCCTGGTTGACTCCAGGCTCcgccacagcacagccctgggccaCGTCCGCACTCAGCCCTCCAGCTCTGTTCCCCCAGGCCAG GGCGGGTTAGCAGCCAGACGAGACCCGAGCAGCCAGCTGGGGCCACCCTGGGACCTGGAGAGCCAGG GCCAGCCCTGCGACGGGTACCTGCAGGCAGACAGCCACGGCCTGGGGCCACGGGACTACGAGGAGCACATGTACGTGAACACGCAGAGCCTGGATGCCTGGGAGCCGGAGCTGGTGGCTCATGGGGCAGCGGAGGAGAGCCCCAAAAAGGACCTCTTTGATATGA GGCCATTTGAGGATGCCCTGAAGCTCCACGAGTGCATTGCAGGGGGTGGCACCAGCCCCCCCATTGAGGACCAGTGGCCCAGCCCCCCCACGCGGAAGGCCCCGATCGCCCCCACGGAGGAGCAGCTCCGGCGGGAGCCCTGGTACCACGGGAAGATGAGCCGGTGGGATGCTGAGAGGCTCCTGCAGATGGACGGGGACTTCCTGGTGCGGGACAGCCTCACCAACCCGGGGCAGTACGTGCTGACCGGCATGCACAGCGGGCAGCCCAAGCACCTGCTGCTGGTGGATCCCGAGGGAGTG GTGAGAACCAAGGATGTGCTGTTTGAGAGCATCAGCCACCTCATCAGCCACCACCGGGAGAATGAGCAGCCCATCGTGGCGGCAGAGAGCGAGCTGCACCTCCGCCAGGTTGTACAGAGGAAGCAGTGA
- the SHC2 gene encoding SHC-transforming protein 2 isoform X3, whose protein sequence is MGCIEVLRSMRSLDFNTRTQVTREAINRLYEAVPGVKGIWKKKAPNKALFSILGKSNLHFAGMSIAVNISVDGLNLMIPTTRQIIANHHMQSISFASGGDMDTTDYVAYVAKDPINQRACHILECCEGLAQSVISTVGQAFELRFKQYLHSPPKVVVPPERALAAEESAWGEDEEVAEHDYYNSIPGKEPPPGGLVDSRLRHSTALGHVRTQPSSSVPPGQGGLAARRDPSSQLGPPWDLESQGQPCDGYLQADSHGLGPRDYEEHMYVNTQSLDAWEPELVAHGAAEESPKKDLFDMRPFEDALKLHECIAGGGTSPPIEDQWPSPPTRKAPIAPTEEQLRREPWYHGKMSRWDAERLLQMDGDFLVRDSLTNPGQ, encoded by the exons ATGGGGTGCATTGAGGTGCTGCGCTCCATGAGGTCCCTCGACTTCAACACCAGGACACAGGTCACCAG AGAAGCCATCAACAGACTATACGAGGCAGTGCCGGGTGTGAAGGGCATCTGGAAGAAGAAG GCTCCCAACAAAGCCCTGTTCTCCATCCTGGGCAAGAGCAACCTGCACTTCGCTGGCATGAGCATCGCTGTCAACATCTCGGTTGATGGGCTAAACCTCATGATCCCCACCACACGCCAG ATCATCGCCAACCACCACATGCAGTCCATCTCCTTCGCCTCCGGTGGGGACATG GATACCACGGATTATGTTGCCTATGTCGCCAAGGATCCCATCAACCAGAGAG CCTGCCACATCCTGGAGTGCTGCgaggggctggcacagagcGTCATCAGCACGGTGGGACAGGCCTTTGAGCTGCGCTTCAAGCAGTACCTACACAGCCCCCCCAAGGTGGTGGTACCCCCAGAGAG ggcactggCTGCAGAGGAGTCAGCCTggggggaggatgaggaggtgGCTGAGCACGATTACTACAACAGCATCCCAGGGAAGGAACCTCCCCCAGGGGGCCTGGTTGACTCCAGGCTCcgccacagcacagccctgggccaCGTCCGCACTCAGCCCTCCAGCTCTGTTCCCCCAGGCCAG GGCGGGTTAGCAGCCAGACGAGACCCGAGCAGCCAGCTGGGGCCACCCTGGGACCTGGAGAGCCAGG GCCAGCCCTGCGACGGGTACCTGCAGGCAGACAGCCACGGCCTGGGGCCACGGGACTACGAGGAGCACATGTACGTGAACACGCAGAGCCTGGATGCCTGGGAGCCGGAGCTGGTGGCTCATGGGGCAGCGGAGGAGAGCCCCAAAAAGGACCTCTTTGATATGA GGCCATTTGAGGATGCCCTGAAGCTCCACGAGTGCATTGCAGGGGGTGGCACCAGCCCCCCCATTGAGGACCAGTGGCCCAGCCCCCCCACGCGGAAGGCCCCGATCGCCCCCACGGAGGAGCAGCTCCGGCGGGAGCCCTGGTACCACGGGAAGATGAGCCGGTGGGATGCTGAGAGGCTCCTGCAGATGGACGGGGACTTCCTGGTGCGGGACAGCCTCACCAACCCGGGGCA GTGA